From the Candidatus Poribacteria bacterium genome, one window contains:
- a CDS encoding tetratricopeptide repeat protein, with the protein MASRRFAFAVLCVLLARASLATAAYVPDEAMVRGMNRAVGLMEQFRFTDAATAFDALAARAPTWAVAHLNAGIAHLNALSDPSKPGGALDKAEAAFRKAAELDPMMPNAPYCLGMLSRYRGDSTAALKYFQEALRLSPEDPDALYFIGTMLLSSGQMEASVDYFRRAIERNPYLLSAHYSLAQALIRLQERQEALSVLATFQRLDAAKVGVKRAVAYTEMGSLADVVRLFPPAKDAPRASKLAVRFTTTDAGLTLSHAGKGVPLAFAANDAASLGGSLGIGDVDGDEDLDIVAPAVRMTDGTVRDVLYVNANGRFRSQPLPNSRASSARDSVAALFGDYDGDGNADLYLLRSGPNALLRGDGKGSFADVTDAAGASGGDARSLAGAWSDADHDGDLDLLILNADGLALLRNNGNGSFADVTASSGLGDLPGNPWGLSLADFDNDADVDALIVPRSGSAQLRLNQRLNQWATGPSPSPFVSSAVSVLTADFDKDGDADVLALLGDSTPARLYRNRGDGSFEAYEWSDRVTGSTGALIDYDNDGAVDVFIANGKVGGEKSGHCVLLANDGAGRLTDVSNTVGLAGVVIANARGAAGVDIDSDGDSDLVIARNGDTPVVLRNDGANRHKWLSIRLAGKMANRLGYGSTVEVKCGSLWQKSELQMVGGVGASSSPRLEFGLADASTADFVRIVWSNAVLQSELEVAANQRLTIPEVQRKASSCPILFAWNGERFEFVTDFMGGGGIGFFVAPSAYGPPDPSERVRIEGSQLRERDGELQLRVMEPMEEVAYVDELRLTAVDHPVGTEVYPDERFSTDGQMPSGKPYVYERRIHPIRAIDQDGADWTETVTDRDRRYPTLDRHPRFLGYLARVHSLELDFGNRFSTLDASKPCVLNLYGWIEYPYSHVVYAAQQAGIEGSGMSVDVRTGGGDWRTVLTSAGYPAGMPKTMTLDISPYVTPDTQAIRLRTNMEIYIDEAFIAQDVGTDAVRQTQIRASRATLEHAGYPREASPDGRMPRLYDYSTMDRTYAFRNTRGVHTRYGDVTPVVADADDQYVILGRGEELAVAFSAADLPPIPEGYERTYLFDTFGYCKDMDLYTAFPDTVEPLPFRAMSGYPYASTESYPDTTAIRQYRATYQTREK; encoded by the coding sequence GTGGCATCACGTCGGTTCGCGTTCGCTGTCCTGTGCGTGCTGCTCGCTCGCGCATCCCTGGCAACCGCCGCCTATGTTCCCGATGAGGCAATGGTGCGCGGGATGAACCGCGCCGTCGGCCTCATGGAGCAGTTCCGCTTCACCGACGCGGCAACAGCGTTCGACGCCCTCGCCGCCAGGGCTCCCACTTGGGCGGTGGCGCACCTGAACGCGGGCATCGCGCACCTGAACGCGCTTTCGGACCCGTCGAAGCCCGGTGGGGCTCTCGACAAGGCGGAAGCCGCGTTCAGGAAGGCTGCCGAGCTCGACCCGATGATGCCCAATGCGCCCTACTGTCTCGGCATGTTGAGCCGGTACCGAGGCGATTCCACGGCAGCACTCAAGTACTTCCAGGAGGCGCTCAGGTTGAGCCCGGAAGACCCCGATGCGCTCTACTTCATCGGCACGATGCTGCTCTCGTCGGGGCAGATGGAAGCATCCGTCGACTACTTCCGACGAGCCATTGAGCGGAACCCGTACCTGCTGTCGGCGCACTACTCGCTCGCACAGGCGCTCATACGGCTCCAGGAACGACAAGAGGCATTGAGCGTCTTGGCGACGTTCCAGCGACTCGACGCCGCGAAGGTGGGCGTCAAGCGCGCCGTCGCCTACACGGAGATGGGTTCGCTCGCGGACGTGGTCCGCCTCTTCCCGCCCGCCAAGGACGCTCCCCGCGCGAGCAAACTTGCCGTGCGATTCACCACGACGGACGCGGGTCTGACGCTATCGCACGCCGGAAAGGGCGTGCCGCTCGCATTCGCCGCCAACGACGCCGCGAGCCTCGGCGGATCGCTGGGGATCGGCGACGTGGACGGCGACGAGGACCTGGATATCGTGGCTCCGGCAGTCCGAATGACCGACGGAACGGTTCGTGACGTGCTCTATGTGAACGCCAACGGGCGGTTCCGAAGTCAGCCGCTTCCGAATAGCCGGGCGAGTTCCGCGCGGGATTCGGTCGCTGCCCTGTTCGGTGACTACGACGGCGACGGGAACGCCGATCTGTATCTTCTTCGCTCAGGTCCGAACGCGTTGCTGCGCGGCGATGGAAAGGGTTCGTTTGCCGATGTGACCGATGCAGCCGGAGCATCCGGAGGCGACGCGCGCTCGCTGGCTGGCGCGTGGTCCGACGCCGACCACGACGGCGACCTCGACCTGCTGATCCTCAACGCGGACGGCTTGGCGCTTCTTCGGAACAACGGCAACGGTTCGTTCGCGGACGTGACGGCGAGTTCGGGTCTTGGCGATTTGCCTGGGAACCCTTGGGGGCTCTCGCTCGCGGACTTCGACAACGACGCGGACGTGGATGCGCTGATCGTCCCTCGGAGCGGCTCGGCGCAGCTTCGACTGAACCAGCGCCTGAACCAGTGGGCAACCGGTCCGTCGCCATCACCGTTCGTGTCGAGCGCTGTGTCGGTGCTCACGGCGGACTTCGACAAGGACGGCGACGCCGATGTGCTGGCGCTCCTTGGCGATTCGACCCCGGCGCGGCTCTACCGGAACCGAGGCGACGGCTCCTTCGAGGCGTACGAGTGGAGCGATCGCGTTACGGGCAGCACCGGCGCGCTCATCGACTACGACAACGACGGCGCGGTGGACGTCTTTATCGCCAACGGGAAGGTCGGAGGGGAGAAGTCGGGTCACTGCGTTCTCCTCGCGAACGACGGCGCTGGTCGGCTGACCGACGTCTCGAACACTGTGGGGCTCGCCGGCGTCGTCATCGCGAACGCGCGCGGCGCGGCAGGTGTGGACATCGACAGCGACGGCGACAGCGATCTGGTCATCGCCCGCAACGGCGACACGCCGGTCGTCCTGCGGAACGATGGAGCCAATCGCCACAAGTGGTTGTCGATCCGACTCGCCGGCAAGATGGCGAATCGGCTCGGGTACGGCTCGACGGTCGAGGTGAAGTGCGGCAGTCTCTGGCAGAAGTCGGAGCTACAGATGGTCGGCGGCGTCGGGGCGTCGTCGAGCCCTCGTCTTGAGTTCGGGTTAGCGGACGCCTCGACGGCGGATTTCGTGCGGATCGTGTGGTCCAACGCGGTGCTGCAGTCGGAGCTCGAGGTGGCGGCGAACCAGCGGCTGACCATCCCAGAGGTGCAGCGGAAGGCGTCTTCGTGCCCGATCCTGTTCGCTTGGAACGGAGAGCGGTTCGAGTTCGTGACCGACTTCATGGGAGGGGGCGGCATCGGCTTCTTCGTCGCGCCCAGCGCGTACGGACCTCCCGATCCTTCGGAGCGCGTGCGTATCGAAGGCTCCCAACTCCGCGAAAGAGACGGCGAGCTCCAGCTCCGAGTCATGGAACCGATGGAGGAGGTCGCCTACGTCGATGAGTTGCGTCTGACAGCGGTCGATCATCCGGTCGGCACCGAGGTCTACCCGGACGAGCGCTTCTCGACGGACGGTCAGATGCCATCCGGCAAGCCGTACGTCTACGAACGCCGCATTCATCCGATCCGAGCCATCGACCAGGATGGAGCAGACTGGACGGAGACCGTGACAGACCGAGATCGCAGATACCCGACTCTCGACCGCCATCCCCGGTTCCTCGGCTATCTCGCCCGCGTGCACTCGCTCGAACTCGACTTCGGAAACCGGTTCTCGACGCTCGACGCGTCTAAGCCGTGTGTGCTGAACCTGTACGGATGGATCGAGTACCCCTACTCGCATGTCGTCTACGCGGCTCAGCAGGCTGGGATCGAGGGCTCCGGCATGAGCGTCGACGTTAGGACCGGCGGAGGCGACTGGCGAACCGTTCTGACGTCCGCTGGCTATCCGGCAGGCATGCCCAAGACGATGACGCTGGACATCAGCCCGTACGTAACGCCAGACACACAGGCGATCCGACTGCGGACCAACATGGAGATCTACATCGACGAGGCGTTCATCGCGCAGGATGTGGGCACGGACGCCGTTCGCCAGACGCAGATACGGGCATCGCGGGCGACACTCGAACACGCCGGCTACCCGCGCGAAGCCAGCCCAGACGGCAGGATGCCGCGTCTCTACGACTACTCGACGATGGATCGCACCTACGCCTTCCGCAACACGCGGGGGGTCCACACGCGGTACGGCGACGTAACGCCCGTCGTCGCCGATGCCGACGACCAATACGTCATCCTGGGGCGCGGCGAGGAGCTCGCGGTCGCGTTCAGCGCTGCGGACCTCCCGCCAATCCCGGAGGGCTACGAGCGCACGTATCTGTTCGACACCTTCGGCTACTGCAAGGATATGGACCTCTACACGGCGTTCCCCGACACCGTCGAGCCGCTGCCCTTCCGAGCCATGTCCGGCTATCCCTACGCGTCCACCGAGTCCTATCCCGACACGACGGCGATCCGGCAGTACCGTGCGACCTACCAGACGCGCGAGAAATGA
- a CDS encoding acyl-CoA thioesterase — MALARVRHPVRHPVVEQRPVPRAVAAVYPREAVRRRIPVPRPTVERRRMGSRRVPPVGDRADVLHPAGRVVQLLGVLRIAQAPRRVRLGGGASRIRRRHPVPRSRGAGSRRVAGAFGDRSVAEPQPSARRVAHGTRQEPRSGRRRADAVPPCVSGLRGGHGASVRLRGCGGHPVVGSCRVLRALRRLHARLDTHPQRGRGHLALRTLAEPGGAPRRRGRFATDRSREPGSADRSPMVQSGLSLRADASPVGGNAHRQTSASAAPTVHRGHAPGDGSRHRVQLVDGAPYVLREGSRHAQREPLADADGADSVPMAARMARQPLGRGCREYGNRRARVRRRDVPELHAPPIRVVGPASHRVRGGYHVHHRPDLDADVRLVGAEGDRVARRRHPGISKGAALLHRSAAWRLRDRLPVEHRWRDPGHTDVSRVPQLRLRDMHGSERGFVTRLIVRSYEADGFGHVNNAIYVQYLEAARGDLVRAMGHGYAMFHEWGACPVVRRLQVEYVTPARVDDELEIEIGVVELRRTQFELCYELRNRQTGQVVATARTLHAFVNPASAVVRVPEPFARTLAHYRVGESTRST; from the coding sequence ATGGCTCTGGCTCGGGTTCGTCATCCCGTGCGTCATCCAGTCGTGGAACAGCGTCCAGTTCCACGTGCCGTCGCTGCCGTATATCCCCGTGAAGCCGTTCGACGTCGGATACCTGTTCCGCGACCGACCGTGGAACGCCGTCGGATGGGTTCCCGTCGGGTTCCACCCGTCGGTGATCGGGCTGACGTTCTTCATCCCGCTGGACGTGTCGTTCAGTTGTTGGGCGTTCTACGTATTGCGCAAGCTCCAAGACGTGTTCGCCTCGGCGGCGGGGCTTCGCGGATACGTCGCAGGCATCCGGTTCCCAGGTCACGCGGAGCAGGGAGCCGGCGCGTGGCTGGGGCTTTCGGCGATCGCTCTGTGGCTGAGCCGCAGCCATCTGCGCGCCGTGTGGCGCATGGCACTCGGCAGGAACCGCGCAGCGGACGACGACGAGCCGATGCCGTACCGCCTTGCGTCAGCGGGCTTCGCGGCGGGCATGGTGCTTCTGTGCGGCTTCGCGGTTGCGGCGGGCATCCGGTTGTGGGTAGCTGTCGCGTTCTTCGGGCTCTACGTCGTCTACATGCTCGCCTTGACACGCATCCGCAGCGAGGGCGGGGTCATCTGGCACTTCGGACCCTGGCGGAACCCGGCGGAGCTCCTCGTCGACGCGGTCGGTTCGCGACGGATCGGTCCCGCGAGCCTGGTTCCGCTGACCGTTCTCCAATGGTTCAATCTGGACTATCGCTGCGCGCCGATGCCTCACCAGTTGGAGGGAATGCACATCGGCAGACGAGCGCGTCTGCCGCTCCGACAGTTCACCGGGGTCATGCTCCTGGCGATGGGTCTCGGCATCGTGTTCAGCTTGTGGACGGTGCTCCATATGTACTACGCGAAGGGAGCCGGCACGCCCAACGTGAACCCCTGGCGGATGCAGATGGGGCTGATTCCGTACCGATGGCTGCGCGGATGGCTCGACAACCCCTCGGGCGCGGATGCCGCGAGTATGGGAACCGTCGGGCTCGGGTTCGCCGCCGTGACGTTCCTGAGCTTCATGCACCTCCGATTCGTGTCGTGGGCCCTGCATCCCATCGGGTACGCGGTGGGTACCACGTTCATCATCGACCTGATCTGGATGCCGATGTTCGTCTCGTGGGCGCTGAAGGTGATCGTGTTGCGCGTCGGCGGCATCCGGGCATATCGAAAGGCGCTGCCCTTCTTCATCGGTCTGCTGCTTGGCGATTACGTGATCGCCTGCCTGTGGAGCATCGCTGGCGTGATCCTGGACATACCGATGTATCGCGTGTTCCCCAACTGAGGTTGCGAGACATGCACGGTTCCGAGCGCGGGTTCGTCACACGGTTGATCGTCCGGTCGTACGAAGCGGACGGCTTCGGACACGTGAACAACGCGATCTACGTGCAATATTTGGAGGCGGCACGGGGAGACCTGGTTCGCGCCATGGGACACGGCTACGCCATGTTCCACGAGTGGGGCGCATGCCCTGTCGTCCGGCGTCTGCAAGTGGAGTACGTCACCCCAGCGCGCGTCGACGACGAGCTCGAAATCGAGATCGGCGTTGTCGAGCTCCGGCGGACGCAGTTCGAGCTCTGCTACGAGCTGCGCAATCGTCAGACGGGACAGGTCGTCGCCACGGCGCGCACGCTGCACGCGTTCGTCAACCCGGCTAGTGCGGTCGTGCGGGTGCCCGAGCCCTTCGCGAGGACGTTGGCGCACTACCGCGTCGGCGAGTCCACGCGCTCGACCTAG
- a CDS encoding TIM barrel protein, with protein MKLGMGIYAGMATDRNLQFARQIGVGHIVQHLPGEETFPSAREGYWSYDDLARLRVHIESHGLALAAIENFAPHHWDQVLLDLPGKAAQMENLKKTIRNMGKAGIPVMGYYFSLAGVWGRVSGEFARGGATSVGFLEDQAPEQKPIPHGEVWGTRVRSDVPPGDIGTVTHEQMWSRLEYFLTNLVPVAEAAGVRLAAHPDDPPLPVLRGTARLITHPDYYRRLLDIAPSSSNAIEFCQGTVSEMQGADVYDAIRRYASEGKIAYVHFRNVRGKVPNYREVFIDEGDVDMVKALRAYAESGYDGVLIPDHTPATACDAPWHAGIAYAIGYMRAAMTVLGIPIES; from the coding sequence ATGAAACTCGGCATGGGCATCTACGCGGGCATGGCGACGGACCGCAACCTCCAGTTCGCCCGCCAGATCGGCGTCGGACACATCGTCCAGCACCTCCCCGGCGAGGAGACCTTCCCCTCGGCGCGAGAAGGCTACTGGTCCTACGACGACCTGGCGCGCCTGCGAGTCCATATCGAGAGTCACGGTTTGGCGCTCGCCGCCATCGAGAACTTCGCCCCGCATCACTGGGATCAGGTGCTGCTCGACTTGCCCGGCAAGGCGGCGCAGATGGAGAACCTCAAGAAGACCATCCGCAACATGGGCAAGGCGGGGATTCCCGTCATGGGTTACTACTTCAGTCTGGCGGGTGTCTGGGGACGCGTCTCCGGCGAGTTCGCGCGCGGCGGGGCGACGTCGGTCGGCTTCCTGGAGGATCAGGCTCCCGAACAGAAGCCCATTCCCCACGGCGAAGTCTGGGGCACCCGCGTCCGATCCGACGTGCCTCCGGGTGACATCGGGACTGTCACACACGAGCAGATGTGGAGCCGCCTCGAGTACTTCCTGACGAACCTGGTGCCCGTCGCCGAGGCAGCCGGCGTTCGGCTCGCCGCGCACCCCGACGATCCGCCGCTACCCGTGCTGCGCGGTACGGCACGCCTCATCACGCACCCCGACTACTACCGACGACTGCTCGACATCGCTCCGAGCTCGTCCAACGCCATCGAGTTCTGCCAGGGAACCGTGTCCGAGATGCAGGGGGCTGATGTCTACGACGCGATCCGCCGGTACGCCTCCGAGGGAAAGATCGCGTACGTGCACTTTCGGAACGTCCGTGGGAAGGTTCCCAACTACCGCGAGGTCTTCATCGACGAGGGCGACGTCGATATGGTAAAAGCCCTGCGCGCCTACGCCGAATCCGGCTACGACGGCGTTCTGATCCCCGACCACACGCCAGCGACCGCCTGCGACGCGCCGTGGCATGCCGGAATCGCGTACGCGATCGGTTACATGCGCGCCGCGATGACGGTCTTGGGCATTCCCATCGAGTCTTAG